From the genome of Chromatiales bacterium, one region includes:
- a CDS encoding carboxylating nicotinate-nucleotide diphosphorylase, whose protein sequence is MSERPRDIAETVARALAEDVGSGDGTAALIPAGTIAQAHVITREPAVICGQPWFNETFAQLAEDVQVEWQVRECEAVAADTRLCTLSGPARAILTGERTALNFLQTLSATATRTRELVEIVAGTQAQILDTRKTIPGLRQAQKYAVNCGGGRNHRFGLYDAILIKENHIMAAGSITAAIAAARALHPALTLEVETENLAEFDEALAAGPDIIMLDDYTLEDMREAVRRCQGKVKLEASGGVTKDRLRAIAETGVDYISVGAITKDVKAIDLSMRFTV, encoded by the coding sequence ATGAGCGAACGCCCCCGCGATATTGCCGAGACCGTCGCCCGCGCCCTCGCCGAGGACGTGGGCAGCGGCGACGGGACGGCCGCACTCATCCCGGCCGGGACCATCGCCCAGGCCCACGTCATCACCCGCGAGCCGGCGGTGATCTGCGGCCAGCCCTGGTTCAACGAGACCTTCGCCCAGCTGGCCGAGGACGTACAGGTGGAATGGCAGGTGCGCGAGTGCGAGGCGGTGGCCGCCGACACGCGCCTGTGCACCCTCTCCGGGCCTGCCCGTGCCATCCTCACCGGCGAGCGCACCGCGCTCAACTTCCTGCAGACCCTCTCGGCCACTGCCACCCGCACCCGCGAGCTGGTGGAGATCGTGGCCGGCACGCAGGCGCAGATCCTGGACACGCGCAAGACCATCCCCGGCCTGCGCCAGGCGCAGAAGTACGCCGTGAACTGCGGTGGCGGGCGCAATCACCGCTTCGGCCTCTACGACGCCATCCTCATCAAGGAAAACCACATCATGGCAGCAGGCTCCATCACGGCCGCCATCGCGGCGGCGCGCGCCCTCCACCCCGCGCTCACGCTGGAGGTGGAGACGGAGAACCTGGCAGAGTTCGACGAGGCCCTGGCCGCCGGCCCGGACATCATCATGCTCGACGACTATACGCTCGAGGACATGCGCGAGGCGGTACGTCGCTGCCAGGGGAAGGTGAAGCTCGAGGCCTCGGGCGGCGTGACGAAGGACCGCCTGCGCGCGATTGCCGAGACCGGGGTGGACTACATCTCGGTGGGGGCGATCACCAAGGACGTGAAGGCCATCGACCTGTCGATGCGCTTCACGGTCTGA
- the egtB gene encoding ergothioneine biosynthesis protein EgtB, whose product MTSLGTLVRLRAVHRRLQSLIEPLDDEAYRRQFHPDLSPLGWHLGHCAFVENYWLHERIQGDDRRTAALHDYYIPWLSPKAERGGRLPSKERLLAQVAQDSDENLLLLSGTGGTLRHDPLLENEYIEHFLIQHHGMHVETMLMVLTQRAITRHRGDYLAGRRLPARAPVSALRHLSAGEYGVGGEAPAAFDNELPAGRVRMAAFRIAREPVSNAEYLAFIEAGGYDDPAHWSEAGWQWREANGITRPDHWRQDARGWWYGIGVDGPQDLAPAAPVMGLSHYEASAYAAWAGARLPHEHEWEIACRLNLLEGTGHVWEWCANTFYPYEGYRPFPYDEYSRRWFDGRHYSLRGGSLYTRRDLRRATFRNFHEADKRHVFAGLRLAF is encoded by the coding sequence ATGACCTCGCTCGGCACCCTCGTTCGCCTGCGTGCCGTGCACCGGCGCCTGCAGTCCCTCATCGAGCCGCTGGACGACGAGGCCTATCGCCGCCAGTTCCATCCGGACCTGAGCCCGCTGGGCTGGCATCTCGGGCATTGTGCCTTCGTCGAAAACTACTGGCTGCACGAACGCATCCAGGGTGACGACCGGCGTACCGCCGCCCTGCACGACTACTACATCCCCTGGCTCAGCCCCAAAGCCGAGCGCGGCGGCAGGCTGCCGTCCAAGGAGCGGCTGCTGGCCCAGGTGGCGCAGGACAGCGACGAGAACCTGCTGCTGCTCAGCGGTACGGGCGGCACGCTGCGGCACGACCCGCTGCTGGAAAACGAGTACATCGAACACTTTCTCATCCAGCACCACGGCATGCACGTGGAGACCATGCTGATGGTCCTGACCCAACGCGCCATCACCCGGCACCGCGGCGACTACCTCGCCGGCCGCCGGCTGCCGGCCCGGGCACCGGTCTCGGCCCTGCGTCATCTCTCGGCCGGGGAATACGGCGTGGGCGGCGAGGCCCCGGCCGCCTTCGACAACGAGCTGCCGGCCGGCCGCGTGCGCATGGCGGCCTTCCGCATCGCCCGCGAACCGGTGAGCAATGCCGAGTACCTCGCCTTCATCGAGGCCGGCGGCTACGACGACCCCGCCCACTGGAGCGAGGCCGGCTGGCAGTGGCGCGAGGCCAACGGCATCACCCGCCCCGACCACTGGCGCCAGGACGCCCGCGGCTGGTGGTACGGCATCGGCGTGGACGGCCCGCAGGACCTCGCCCCCGCGGCGCCGGTGATGGGCCTGAGCCACTACGAGGCCAGCGCCTACGCCGCCTGGGCCGGCGCACGCCTGCCCCACGAACACGAATGGGAGATCGCCTGCCGCCTCAACCTGCTGGAGGGCACCGGGCACGTATGGGAGTGGTGCGCCAATACCTTCTACCCCTACGAGGGCTACAGACCCTTCCCCTACGACGAATACTCACGGCGCTGGTTCGACGGCCGGCATTACAGCCTGCGCGGCGGCAGCCTCTACACCCGTCGCGACCTGCGCCGGGCGACGTTCCGCAATTTCCACGAGGCGGACAAGCGGCACGTCTTTGCGGGGCTGCGCCTGGCCTTCTGA
- the ppx gene encoding exopolyphosphatase: MTDSASPETVAAVDLGSNSFHMIVARVDNGHVHVVDRLKEMVRLGGGLDHKGRLTEEAMDRALACLERFGQRVRSLPRSCVRAVGTNTLRLARNADKFLPLAEEALGHPIEIIAGREEARLIYIGVAHSLASGDGRRLVVDIGGGSTELIVGEGFEPIERESLHMGCVSMTQQFFADGLITRERWEAAITAAMLEIQPIRRRYRGLNWGEAIGASGTILAVEKVLRENGWTRHGISPRGLATLRDLLVKQGRIDLLSVPGLSGDRAPVFVGGAAVLAGVFEGLGIKQMEVSDGALREGAIYDLIGRIRHQDVRDHTVDRLQRRFDVDAEHAGRVRRTALALFDQAQAGWQLDAEARDLLGWAAGLHELGLSIAHTQYHKHGAYLLEHADLPGFSRRSQEALAALVRLHRRKANKSVLGEFRKARRVALLRLTVLLRLAVLFNRSRDDQAVLPEALEPRPDGLLLRFAEGELDRQPLTRADLANEAEVLERGLDFRLAFS; the protein is encoded by the coding sequence ATGACCGACTCCGCCAGCCCTGAAACCGTTGCCGCCGTCGACCTGGGTTCCAACAGCTTTCACATGATCGTGGCGCGCGTGGACAACGGCCATGTGCACGTGGTCGATCGCCTGAAGGAGATGGTGCGCCTGGGTGGCGGGCTGGATCACAAGGGCCGTCTCACCGAGGAGGCCATGGATCGCGCCCTGGCCTGTCTCGAGCGTTTCGGCCAGCGTGTGCGCAGCCTGCCGCGCTCCTGCGTGCGGGCGGTGGGCACCAACACCCTGCGCCTGGCACGCAATGCCGACAAGTTCCTGCCCCTGGCCGAGGAGGCCCTGGGTCATCCCATCGAGATCATCGCCGGCCGTGAAGAGGCGCGACTCATCTACATCGGTGTGGCCCACTCCCTGGCCAGCGGCGATGGCCGCCGCCTGGTGGTGGACATCGGTGGTGGCAGTACCGAGCTCATCGTCGGCGAGGGCTTCGAGCCCATCGAGCGCGAGAGCCTGCACATGGGCTGCGTGAGCATGACCCAGCAGTTCTTCGCGGATGGCCTGATCACACGTGAGCGCTGGGAGGCCGCCATCACCGCCGCCATGCTGGAGATCCAGCCCATCCGTCGTCGCTACCGGGGACTCAACTGGGGCGAGGCCATCGGTGCCTCGGGCACCATCCTCGCGGTGGAGAAGGTCCTGCGCGAGAACGGCTGGACGCGCCACGGCATCAGCCCCAGGGGGCTTGCCACGTTACGCGACCTGCTGGTGAAGCAGGGCCGTATCGATCTCCTGAGCGTGCCCGGACTCTCCGGTGACCGCGCGCCGGTGTTCGTCGGCGGGGCGGCGGTGCTTGCCGGGGTCTTCGAGGGGCTGGGCATCAAGCAGATGGAGGTCTCGGACGGGGCCCTGCGCGAGGGGGCGATCTACGATCTCATCGGCCGTATACGTCACCAGGACGTGCGCGACCACACGGTCGACCGGCTGCAGCGCCGTTTCGACGTGGACGCGGAACATGCCGGCCGGGTGCGACGCACGGCCCTGGCCCTGTTCGACCAGGCGCAGGCCGGCTGGCAGCTCGATGCCGAGGCCCGCGACCTGCTGGGCTGGGCGGCCGGCCTGCACGAGCTGGGCCTGTCCATCGCCCACACCCAGTACCACAAGCACGGGGCCTATCTGCTGGAGCATGCCGACCTGCCGGGCTTCTCGCGCCGCAGCCAGGAGGCGCTGGCGGCGCTGGTGCGGCTGCACCGGCGCAAGGCCAACAAGAGCGTGCTGGGGGAGTTTCGCAAGGCGCGGCGCGTGGCCTTGCTGCGCCTGACGGTACTGCTGCGCCTGGCCGTGCTGTTCAATCGCAGCCGCGACGACCAGGCCGTGCTGCCGGAGGCGCTGGAGCCACGGCCGGACGGGCTGTTGCTGCGCTTTGCCGAGGGCGAACTCGATCGTCAGCCGCTGACGCGGGCGGACCTGGCCAACGAGGCCGAGGTGCTGGAACGCGGCCTCGACTTCCGCCTGGCGTTCAGCTGA
- a CDS encoding FAD-dependent oxidoreductase translates to MSQHDHAGGVPHYPARIVDIHQASPRVKTFQLDCGDQPFGFRAGQWIDLFAEVDGRVQVGGYSMTSTPSLAPRFELAVQYSPRHAVTRWLHEVARVGDEVLVSVGQGDFCFEAGMSQRLVLLGAGIGVTPLVSIFRHAAEAAPGIEVLLVHSVATPADRLFADELAATAARLPGFRYVPTLTGEDGAWTGERGRIDAALLERLGAAVDARYYFCGAREFIEDMHALLTQRGVPADAQVFEKWW, encoded by the coding sequence ATGTCCCAGCACGATCACGCCGGTGGCGTGCCGCACTATCCTGCGCGCATCGTCGACATCCACCAGGCCTCCCCCCGGGTGAAGACCTTCCAGCTCGACTGCGGCGACCAGCCCTTCGGGTTTCGCGCCGGGCAGTGGATCGACCTCTTCGCCGAGGTCGACGGCCGCGTGCAGGTCGGTGGCTATTCCATGACCTCGACCCCGTCCCTGGCCCCGCGCTTCGAACTCGCGGTGCAGTACTCGCCGCGCCATGCGGTGACCCGCTGGCTGCACGAGGTGGCGCGTGTGGGTGACGAGGTGCTGGTATCGGTGGGGCAGGGGGACTTCTGCTTCGAGGCCGGCATGAGCCAGCGTCTGGTGCTGCTCGGCGCCGGCATTGGCGTGACGCCGCTGGTGAGCATCTTCCGCCACGCGGCAGAGGCCGCACCCGGTATCGAGGTGCTGCTGGTGCACAGCGTGGCCACGCCGGCGGACCGGCTGTTCGCCGACGAGCTGGCGGCCACCGCGGCGCGTCTGCCGGGCTTCCGCTACGTGCCCACCCTCACCGGCGAAGACGGCGCCTGGACCGGCGAGCGCGGGCGCATCGACGCCGCCCTGCTCGAGCGCCTGGGTGCAGCGGTCGATGCCCGTTACTACTTCTGCGGGGCGCGCGAGTTCATCGAGGACATGCATGCCCTGCTCACGCAGCGCGGCGTGCCTGCCGACGCGCAGGTCTTCGAGAAGTGGTGGTGA
- the mazG gene encoding nucleoside triphosphate pyrophosphohydrolase, translating to MGELERLLDIMATLRDPQRGCPWDLRQTYASIAPYTIEEAYEVADAIERGDFADLREELGDLLLQVVFHARMAEEEGRFDFHAVAEAIADKLVRRHPHVFADTAFADEAEQHAAWEAQKAEERAAKTDGAPPSVLDGVARALPALMRAEKLQKRAARVGFDWGALEPVIDKIHEEIEEVRAEVGVADNHARLHEEVGDLLFAVTNLARHLAVDPEMALRDANAKFEARFRGIEARVAAEGRRPEDCSLDELESHWDAVKAQKD from the coding sequence ATGGGGGAGCTCGAGCGCCTGCTGGACATCATGGCCACGCTGCGGGACCCGCAGCGTGGCTGTCCGTGGGACCTCCGTCAGACCTACGCCAGCATCGCACCCTACACCATCGAGGAGGCCTACGAGGTCGCCGATGCCATCGAGCGCGGCGACTTCGCCGACCTGCGCGAAGAGCTGGGCGACCTGCTGCTGCAGGTGGTCTTCCACGCCCGCATGGCGGAAGAGGAAGGCCGCTTCGACTTTCACGCCGTGGCCGAGGCCATCGCCGACAAGCTGGTGCGCCGTCACCCGCACGTCTTTGCCGATACCGCCTTTGCCGACGAGGCCGAGCAGCATGCTGCCTGGGAGGCGCAGAAGGCCGAGGAGCGTGCGGCCAAGACTGACGGGGCACCGCCCAGCGTGCTGGATGGCGTGGCCCGCGCCCTGCCGGCACTGATGCGGGCGGAGAAGCTGCAAAAGCGCGCGGCACGGGTCGGCTTCGACTGGGGGGCGCTGGAGCCCGTCATCGACAAGATCCACGAGGAGATCGAGGAGGTGCGTGCCGAGGTGGGGGTGGCCGACAACCACGCCCGTCTGCACGAGGAGGTGGGCGACCTGCTGTTCGCCGTCACCAACCTCGCCCGGCATCTCGCTGTCGATCCCGAGATGGCCCTGCGGGATGCCAACGCCAAGTTCGAGGCGCGCTTTCGCGGTATCGAGGCGCGGGTGGCCGCCGAGGGGCGGCGCCCGGAAGACTGCAGCCTGGACGAGCTCGAGTCACACTGGGACGCCGTGAAGGCGCAGAAGGATTAG
- the pstS gene encoding phosphate ABC transporter substrate-binding protein PstS family protein codes for MKSLKHLIAAGTMAAAFVAAGPALAQKVDPAIPAYTKTSGVSGNLSSVGSDTLANLMTLWAEDFKRAYPNVNIQIQAAGSSTAPPALTEGTSNVGPMSRAMKDKEIQAFEEKYGYKPTQIRVAIDALAVFAHKDNPIKGMSIADVDAVFSSTRKCGAPADVTKWGQLGVTGQLANQDIQLYGRNSVSGTYGYFKSKALCKGDFKANVNEQPGSASVVQSVSTSLNAIGYSGIGYVTTGVKAVPLAKRDGDAYVEATAENAVNGSYPLARFLYVYVNKHPNKPLPPLEREFFKQVLSQQGQEVVVKDGYFPLPAKVVEQELAKLK; via the coding sequence ATGAAATCGCTCAAGCACCTGATCGCCGCCGGTACCATGGCCGCCGCGTTTGTCGCTGCCGGCCCGGCCCTGGCGCAGAAAGTTGACCCGGCCATCCCGGCCTACACCAAGACCAGCGGCGTGTCGGGCAACCTCTCCAGCGTGGGATCGGATACCCTCGCCAACCTGATGACCCTGTGGGCCGAGGACTTCAAGCGCGCCTACCCGAACGTGAACATCCAGATCCAGGCCGCCGGTTCCTCCACCGCGCCGCCGGCACTGACCGAAGGTACCTCCAACGTCGGCCCGATGAGCCGCGCGATGAAGGACAAGGAAATCCAGGCCTTCGAAGAGAAGTACGGCTACAAGCCCACCCAGATCCGCGTCGCCATCGACGCCCTGGCCGTGTTCGCCCACAAGGACAACCCCATCAAGGGCATGAGCATCGCCGACGTGGACGCCGTGTTCTCCAGCACCCGCAAGTGCGGCGCCCCGGCCGACGTGACCAAGTGGGGCCAGCTCGGCGTCACCGGTCAGCTCGCCAACCAGGACATCCAGCTCTACGGCCGCAACTCCGTGTCCGGTACCTACGGCTACTTCAAGAGCAAGGCGCTGTGCAAGGGCGACTTCAAGGCCAACGTGAACGAGCAGCCGGGTTCCGCCTCGGTGGTGCAGTCCGTGTCCACCTCGCTGAACGCCATCGGCTACTCCGGTATCGGCTACGTGACCACCGGCGTGAAGGCCGTGCCGCTGGCCAAGCGTGACGGCGACGCCTATGTCGAAGCCACCGCCGAGAACGCCGTCAACGGCAGCTACCCGCTGGCCCGCTTCCTCTACGTCTACGTAAACAAGCACCCGAACAAGCCGCTGCCCCCGCTGGAGCGCGAGTTCTTCAAGCAGGTGCTGTCGCAGCAGGGTCAGGAAGTGGTGGTGAAGGACGGTTACTTCCCGCTGCCGGCCAAGGTCGTCGAGCAGGAACTGGCCAAGCTCAAGTAA
- a CDS encoding sodium:alanine symporter family protein yields the protein METLAKWLDLVSGIIWGPWVLLWLLTAVGLYLTIGLRFSPWLRIGQGFRLLWQGRRGDHDEGDITPFQALMTALSATIGPGNIAGVATALYLGGPGAVFWMWIIALVGMATKYSEAVLAVKYRETDARGMHVGGPMYYIKNGMGARWKWLGMLFAVFGMLAAFGIGNTIQSNSVALALKSSLDVPLWATGLALALAAGTVIIGGIRRIGEVASALVPFMALVYVGGSLIIILLHIGGVPDALGMIVSDAFTGTAATGGFAGAGVAAAIQFGMARGLFSNEAGLGSAPIAHAAARTRDPIRQGSIAMLGTFIDTIVICTMTALVIILTGAWSSGETSSALSALAFDTGLPGFGSWVVTFGLVIFAFTTILGWSYYGERCAEFLFGVKVIWPYRVLWIIALPAGALVAGGNEGVKLLWLTADIMNGLMALPNLIALLVLSPVVFALTRDYLQKNR from the coding sequence ATGGAAACGCTCGCCAAGTGGCTGGACCTCGTCAGCGGCATCATCTGGGGACCGTGGGTGCTGCTGTGGCTGCTCACGGCGGTCGGCCTCTACCTCACCATCGGCCTGAGGTTCTCGCCCTGGCTGCGCATCGGGCAGGGCTTCCGGCTGCTCTGGCAGGGACGTCGCGGCGACCACGACGAGGGGGACATCACGCCCTTCCAGGCCCTGATGACGGCGCTGTCGGCCACCATCGGCCCCGGCAACATCGCCGGCGTGGCCACCGCCCTCTACCTCGGCGGCCCGGGGGCGGTGTTCTGGATGTGGATCATCGCCCTGGTGGGCATGGCCACCAAGTATTCCGAAGCGGTACTGGCAGTGAAGTACCGCGAGACCGACGCGCGCGGCATGCACGTCGGCGGGCCCATGTACTACATCAAGAACGGCATGGGCGCACGCTGGAAGTGGCTGGGCATGCTGTTCGCCGTCTTCGGCATGCTCGCCGCCTTCGGCATCGGCAACACCATCCAGTCCAACTCGGTGGCCCTGGCACTCAAGTCCTCGCTGGACGTCCCGCTCTGGGCCACCGGCCTGGCGCTGGCGCTGGCCGCCGGCACGGTGATCATCGGCGGCATCCGCCGCATCGGCGAGGTGGCCTCGGCCCTGGTGCCCTTCATGGCCCTGGTCTATGTGGGCGGTTCGCTCATCATCATCCTGCTCCACATCGGCGGGGTGCCCGACGCGCTCGGCATGATCGTGAGCGACGCCTTCACCGGCACGGCGGCCACCGGCGGCTTCGCCGGGGCCGGCGTGGCGGCAGCCATCCAGTTCGGCATGGCGCGGGGGCTGTTCTCCAACGAGGCGGGCCTGGGCAGCGCACCCATCGCCCACGCGGCCGCACGCACCAGAGACCCGATCCGCCAGGGCAGCATCGCCATGCTCGGCACCTTCATCGACACCATCGTGATCTGCACCATGACCGCGCTGGTGATCATCCTCACCGGCGCCTGGAGCAGCGGCGAGACCAGCTCGGCCCTCTCCGCCCTGGCCTTCGACACGGGCCTGCCGGGCTTCGGCAGCTGGGTGGTCACCTTCGGCCTGGTGATCTTCGCCTTCACCACCATCCTCGGCTGGAGCTACTACGGCGAGCGCTGCGCCGAGTTCCTGTTCGGCGTGAAGGTGATCTGGCCCTACCGGGTGCTGTGGATCATCGCCCTGCCGGCCGGCGCGCTGGTAGCCGGCGGCAACGAGGGTGTGAAGCTGCTGTGGCTCACCGCCGACATCATGAACGGCCTGATGGCGCTGCCCAACCTCATCGCCCTGCTGGTGCTGAGCCCGGTGGTCTTCGCCCTCACCCGCGACTACCTGCAGAAGAACCGCTGA
- the phoR gene encoding phosphate regulon sensor histidine kinase PhoR has protein sequence MTTEFWRLAGILLLAVLFGLAVGQLGWSLAVGLGVVLAWQYRQQLRLLDWLRNGRMKSPPDLEGIAGEVVYDIYRQYQRDRRRKKKLAKVLNRFYESSSALPDATVILGENGEIEWFNDAAKRLLGLRSGQDVGRRIGNFIRHPAFVDFLARGDYSEALEIPSPMDESLQLSIRVVPYGKNQRLLSARDVTRIARLEQMRRDFVGNVSHELRTPLTVITGYLEALTDGQDTDPGQVTASLKQMQSQAERMRRIVEDLLMLSRLETRDTNGREDAEVPVPALLASIEEEARILSGDKHHDIQLTMDAALWLRGGPAELHSAFSNLVSNAVRYTPPGGRIRIRWYRDEDGAHYAVEDTGIGIEPQHIPRLTERFYRVDTARSRASGGTGLGLAIVKHVLRRHDASLRIESTPGEGSSFIADFPAERIVLRPAGEAQGAARHAP, from the coding sequence ATCACCACCGAGTTCTGGCGTCTGGCCGGCATCCTGCTGCTGGCCGTCCTGTTCGGCCTGGCCGTCGGGCAGCTGGGCTGGTCCCTGGCCGTCGGCCTGGGCGTGGTGCTGGCCTGGCAGTATCGCCAGCAGCTGCGCCTGCTGGACTGGCTGCGCAACGGACGCATGAAGTCGCCGCCGGATCTCGAGGGCATCGCCGGCGAGGTGGTCTACGACATCTACCGTCAGTACCAGCGCGACCGGCGCCGCAAGAAGAAGCTCGCCAAGGTCCTCAACCGGTTCTACGAGTCGAGTTCCGCCCTGCCGGACGCCACTGTCATCCTCGGCGAGAACGGGGAGATCGAGTGGTTCAACGATGCCGCCAAGCGCCTGCTCGGGCTGCGCAGCGGTCAGGACGTCGGCCGGCGCATCGGCAACTTCATACGCCACCCGGCCTTTGTCGATTTCCTCGCCCGCGGTGACTACAGCGAGGCCCTGGAGATCCCCTCGCCGATGGACGAGTCCCTGCAGCTCAGCATCCGCGTGGTGCCCTATGGCAAGAACCAGCGCCTGCTCTCGGCCCGCGACGTGACGCGCATCGCGCGCCTGGAGCAGATGCGCCGTGACTTCGTCGGCAACGTCTCCCACGAGCTGCGCACCCCGCTCACCGTCATCACCGGCTATCTCGAGGCCCTGACCGACGGACAGGACACCGACCCGGGGCAGGTGACCGCCTCCCTCAAGCAGATGCAGTCCCAGGCCGAGCGCATGCGGCGCATCGTCGAGGACCTGCTCATGCTCTCGCGGCTGGAGACCCGAGACACCAATGGCCGCGAGGATGCAGAGGTGCCGGTGCCGGCACTGCTTGCCAGCATCGAGGAGGAGGCGCGCATCCTGTCCGGCGACAAGCACCACGACATCCAGCTCACGATGGACGCCGCGCTGTGGCTGCGCGGTGGCCCCGCCGAGCTGCACAGCGCGTTCTCCAACCTGGTGTCCAATGCCGTGCGCTACACGCCGCCCGGCGGGCGTATCCGCATCCGCTGGTATCGCGACGAGGACGGGGCCCACTATGCCGTTGAGGACACCGGCATCGGCATCGAACCCCAGCACATCCCGCGGCTCACCGAACGGTTTTACCGCGTCGACACGGCCCGCTCGCGCGCCAGCGGCGGTACCGGCCTGGGCCTGGCCATCGTCAAGCACGTGTTACGCCGCCATGACGCCAGCCTGCGCATCGAGAGTACGCCTGGCGAGGGCAGCAGCTTCATCGCCGACTTTCCGGCCGAACGCATCGTGCTGCGCCCGGCCGGCGAGGCCCAGGGCGCGGCCCGCCATGCCCCCTGA
- the phoB gene encoding phosphate regulon transcriptional regulator PhoB, with translation MSGKKILLVEDEQAIRDMVGFALSRAGFELVEAEDARQAQERLEEGLPDLVLLDWMLPGMSGIDLARRMKRDDYTREVPIIMLTARGEEDDRIGGLEAGADDYVTKPFSPRELVARIKAVLRRAQPEPEDQPLVVERLTLDPGSHRVSVDSQSLEMGPTEFRLLHFFMTHPERVYSRSQLLDCVWGRNAYVEERTVDVHILRLRKVLGKFGYDRFVQTVRGAGYRFSAEA, from the coding sequence ATGAGCGGCAAGAAGATACTCCTCGTCGAGGACGAGCAGGCGATACGCGACATGGTGGGCTTCGCGCTCAGTCGCGCGGGTTTCGAGCTGGTCGAGGCAGAGGATGCCCGGCAGGCGCAGGAGCGTCTCGAAGAGGGGCTGCCCGATCTCGTGCTGCTGGACTGGATGCTGCCCGGCATGAGCGGCATCGATCTCGCCCGGCGCATGAAGCGCGACGACTACACACGCGAGGTGCCCATCATCATGCTCACCGCCCGCGGCGAGGAAGACGATCGCATCGGCGGGCTGGAGGCCGGGGCCGACGACTACGTGACCAAGCCGTTTTCGCCCCGCGAGCTGGTGGCCCGCATCAAGGCCGTGCTGCGCCGTGCCCAGCCCGAACCCGAGGATCAGCCGCTGGTGGTCGAGCGGCTCACCCTGGACCCGGGTTCGCATCGCGTCTCGGTGGACAGCCAGAGCCTGGAGATGGGACCCACCGAGTTCCGCCTGCTGCACTTCTTCATGACCCATCCGGAGCGGGTGTACAGCCGCAGCCAGTTGCTGGACTGCGTCTGGGGCCGCAATGCCTATGTCGAGGAGCGTACCGTGGACGTGCACATCCTGCGCCTGCGCAAGGTGCTGGGCAAATTCGGCTACGACCGTTTCGTGCAGACGGTGCGCGGTGCCGGCTACCGCTTCTCCGCCGAGGCCTGA
- the egtC gene encoding ergothioneine biosynthesis protein EgtC has translation MCRIAAYLGPEIPLARFLLEPEHSLVVQSWAPRELKYARLNADGFGFAWYGPDDRPATYVNSLPIWSDANLAALGRSLTGDLWVASVRSATSGFAAGPANTQPFCDEDVVFTHNGYLANFHVATRPALCDFLPPPILAAIQGNTDSEYLFALIRHLLAEDDELALESAIGEAFALLEDWAGDEVALLNLVMSDGERIYACRHAINHDSPSLYYTTDDEGFPDGAQLIASEALTTTGLWQPVPDHHILILDPEAPPELLAL, from the coding sequence ATGTGCCGCATAGCCGCCTACCTGGGACCGGAGATCCCGCTTGCGCGTTTTCTCCTGGAACCCGAACACAGCCTGGTGGTGCAATCCTGGGCCCCGCGCGAGCTGAAATACGCCAGGCTCAATGCCGACGGTTTCGGCTTCGCCTGGTACGGCCCGGACGACCGGCCGGCCACCTATGTGAACAGCCTGCCGATCTGGTCGGACGCAAACCTCGCCGCCCTGGGCCGCAGCCTGACCGGCGACCTGTGGGTGGCCAGCGTGCGCTCGGCCACCTCGGGCTTTGCCGCCGGCCCGGCCAACACCCAGCCCTTCTGCGACGAGGACGTGGTCTTCACCCACAACGGCTATCTGGCGAACTTTCACGTCGCCACGCGCCCGGCGCTCTGCGACTTCCTGCCCCCCCCCATCCTCGCCGCCATCCAGGGCAACACGGACTCGGAATACCTGTTCGCCCTGATCCGCCACCTGCTGGCCGAGGACGACGAGCTGGCGCTGGAGTCCGCCATCGGCGAGGCCTTCGCCCTGCTCGAGGACTGGGCCGGTGACGAGGTGGCCCTGCTGAATCTCGTGATGAGCGACGGCGAACGCATCTACGCCTGCCGTCACGCCATCAATCACGACTCACCCTCGCTGTACTACACCACCGACGACGAGGGCTTCCCGGACGGCGCCCAACTCATCGCCTCCGAGGCGCTGACCACTACCGGACTATGGCAGCCGGTGCCGGACCACCACATCCTCATCCTCGACCCGGAAGCACCGCCCGAACTGCTCGCCCTATGA